The Elusimicrobiaceae bacterium genome contains a region encoding:
- the tal gene encoding transaldolase produces MAENKLLGLKRLGQSVWLDNLTRDYLDSGRFERWISEDGVCGVTSNPTIFEKAITSSAAYDKDIKRLAQAGLSPERIFEELAVEDIRRAADIFRPVHDRSGGADGFISIEVPPALAHDADATLIKGRELFKKIGRPNVMIKVPATRAGLRAVKLLIFEGVHVNATLLFSPRRYEETALAYIEGLEWRYRRGLQVDSVNSVASFFVSRIDTEIDALLDEAAANASDPARKNRLLGLRGKTAIANSKEAYKAFSSIFATSESFLRMRANGARVQRILWASTGAKNPAYPPTVYVDGLIGADTVNTMPEKTLDAFRGAGTLAETVDKNYCTAAVLLEEIREQGVKLDDAYDRLEKNGIAQFARSYDLLTEAIAAKIKTL; encoded by the coding sequence ATGGCGGAAAACAAACTTCTTGGACTGAAGCGGCTGGGACAGAGCGTATGGCTCGACAACCTCACCCGTGATTATCTTGATTCCGGCCGGTTCGAACGCTGGATCAGCGAAGACGGCGTTTGCGGAGTAACCTCCAACCCGACTATTTTCGAAAAAGCCATCACCTCCAGCGCGGCGTACGACAAGGATATCAAACGCCTGGCTCAAGCCGGCCTCTCGCCCGAGCGGATTTTCGAGGAACTGGCGGTTGAGGATATCCGCCGCGCGGCCGACATTTTCCGCCCGGTGCACGACAGATCCGGCGGGGCGGACGGGTTCATCAGCATCGAAGTGCCGCCCGCGCTCGCGCACGACGCCGACGCCACGTTGATAAAAGGCCGGGAACTGTTCAAAAAAATCGGCCGCCCCAACGTGATGATAAAAGTGCCCGCCACCCGCGCCGGCCTGCGCGCGGTCAAACTGCTGATTTTCGAAGGCGTCCATGTAAACGCGACGCTGCTTTTTTCGCCGCGCAGGTACGAGGAAACCGCGCTCGCCTATATTGAAGGGCTGGAATGGCGGTACCGGCGGGGCCTGCAGGTTGACTCGGTTAATTCCGTAGCGAGTTTCTTTGTCAGCCGCATTGACACCGAAATTGACGCGCTGCTCGACGAGGCGGCCGCCAACGCCTCCGATCCGGCCCGGAAAAACAGGCTGCTCGGCCTGAGGGGAAAAACCGCCATCGCCAACAGCAAGGAAGCGTACAAGGCGTTCTCGTCCATTTTCGCCACTTCGGAATCGTTTCTGCGCATGCGCGCCAACGGGGCGCGGGTGCAGCGTATTTTATGGGCGTCCACGGGCGCGAAAAACCCGGCCTATCCGCCCACCGTTTATGTGGACGGACTGATCGGCGCGGATACGGTAAACACCATGCCGGAAAAAACGCTCGACGCGTTTCGCGGCGCCGGAACACTTGCGGAAACTGTGGATAAAAACTATTGCACGGCCGCCGTACTGCTGGAAGAAATACGCGAACAGGGCGTGAAACTTGACGACGCGTATGACCGGCTTGAAAAAAACGGGATCGCCCAATTCGCCCGGTCATACGACCTGCTGACAGAGGCAATCGCGGCGAAAATAAAAACATTATAA
- the miaB gene encoding tRNA (N6-isopentenyl adenosine(37)-C2)-methylthiotransferase MiaB, with product MQDTGKKLFIRTFGCQMNEADSDEMYLALAQAGYRLTDDMEDADAVLLNTCTVREHAEHRALSLVGRLKFWKQRRTGRLIIVAGCAAQRLGSELRRRFPHVDLAAGAKDLDRFAELFAFAADTGAKAFPVAQRNAPLVAYSTIMRGCSHACAYCIVPAVRGPGVSRDPGEILAEIKDKAARGAREIVLLGQTVNSYRHAGGETDFPALLRKAHAIESIQRIRFISPHPGYINEDFAETLERFPKIARHMHLPVQSGSDRILALMKRGYTRAGLLEKISLLKTRVPDIAVSTDFIVGFPSEQETDFADTLSLVRECGFSFAYCFKYSPRAGTPAAEMPEQPDGITLEDRLARLLAEVKETAARRFEEQVGTVQETLFETPDKGRTSTNYWVRTKSQQTPGTLVKTKITGLQGNTLLADL from the coding sequence ATGCAAGACACCGGCAAAAAACTTTTCATACGGACTTTCGGGTGCCAGATGAACGAGGCGGACTCCGACGAAATGTATCTCGCGCTGGCGCAGGCGGGATACCGGCTGACCGACGATATGGAAGACGCCGACGCCGTCCTGCTCAATACCTGCACCGTGCGGGAGCATGCGGAACACCGCGCGCTCTCGCTGGTGGGGCGGCTGAAGTTCTGGAAACAGCGCCGGACGGGAAGACTGATTATCGTGGCCGGCTGCGCGGCACAGAGGCTGGGAAGCGAACTGCGCCGGCGGTTCCCGCATGTTGATCTGGCGGCTGGCGCAAAAGACCTTGACCGGTTCGCCGAATTGTTCGCGTTTGCGGCGGACACCGGCGCAAAGGCTTTCCCGGTTGCGCAACGGAACGCGCCGCTTGTCGCCTATTCCACCATCATGCGCGGGTGCAGCCACGCCTGCGCCTACTGTATCGTGCCGGCGGTGAGAGGGCCGGGTGTTTCGCGCGATCCCGGTGAAATACTTGCGGAAATAAAAGACAAGGCGGCGCGCGGCGCGCGCGAAATCGTGCTGCTTGGCCAGACCGTGAACTCCTATCGCCACGCCGGCGGCGAAACGGATTTTCCCGCGCTGCTCAGAAAAGCGCACGCCATCGAGAGTATACAGAGAATCCGTTTCATAAGCCCGCATCCGGGCTACATCAACGAAGACTTCGCGGAAACGCTCGAACGCTTTCCGAAAATAGCGCGCCACATGCACCTGCCGGTACAAAGCGGCTCGGACCGGATCCTCGCCCTTATGAAGCGCGGCTACACCCGAGCCGGCCTGCTGGAAAAAATTTCGCTTTTAAAAACCCGCGTGCCGGATATTGCCGTATCAACTGACTTTATTGTAGGATTTCCTTCAGAGCAGGAAACCGATTTCGCGGATACGCTGTCGCTTGTTCGGGAATGCGGGTTCTCGTTCGCTTACTGTTTCAAGTATTCGCCCCGCGCGGGCACGCCTGCCGCGGAGATGCCCGAACAGCCTGACGGCATTACTCTGGAAGATCGGCTCGCAAGACTGCTGGCCGAAGTTAAGGAGACTGCGGCGCGGCGCTTTGAGGAACAGGTGGGCACAGTGCAGGAAACGCTTTTCGAAACACCTGACAAAGGACGCACCTCTACCAATTACTGGGTGCGGACGAAGTCGCAACAAACGCCGGGAACGCTGGTAAAAACGAAAATAACAGGGCTGCAGGGCAATACACTGCTGGCTGATCTATGA
- a CDS encoding PilZ domain-containing protein: MEKESKFQERRKHVRLPIIHGVVEPVNLAFEDSSGNMITQPAILSNLSSGGMRLMTFLDPPKGNLLDMSLELPGLGKIPVQGRIAWVRGKGGVFMTGIAFTEIGKTAVARINAMAEDYEDCETRVTLKLPEACVGNCKCHYLCNKPQKDETLFETRPARPAGKKTGSGSPKKK, translated from the coding sequence ATGGAAAAGGAAAGCAAGTTTCAGGAGCGAAGAAAACATGTACGGCTGCCGATCATACACGGCGTGGTGGAACCGGTCAATCTGGCGTTTGAAGACAGTTCGGGCAATATGATAACGCAGCCCGCAATACTGTCGAATCTTTCGTCCGGCGGAATGCGGCTCATGACGTTTCTTGATCCTCCGAAAGGCAACCTGCTGGATATGTCGTTGGAACTGCCGGGCCTGGGCAAGATACCCGTGCAGGGCAGAATAGCCTGGGTGCGCGGCAAGGGCGGAGTGTTCATGACCGGCATAGCGTTCACCGAAATCGGCAAGACGGCCGTGGCCAGAATCAACGCGATGGCGGAAGATTACGAAGATTGCGAAACCCGCGTCACGCTCAAACTGCCGGAAGCCTGCGTAGGCAACTGCAAATGCCATTACCTGTGCAACAAGCCGCAGAAAGACGAAACCCTGTTTGAAACCAGGCCCGCCAGACCGGCCGGCAAAAAAACCGGCTCCGGCTCGCCGAAAAAGAAATAA
- the miaA gene encoding tRNA (adenosine(37)-N6)-dimethylallyltransferase MiaA, with product MTSPRNPDLRPIVIMGPTASGKTELALETARECGGEVISADSRQVYRLLSAGTAKPPGQWRDTPYGPVYFVRDIACHLVDFLDPQSSYDTMTFIAQAKKLAQDITARGKTPIFAGGTGMYIQAYWNGLDDLPEASPEIRERLHREILTSGNATVHARLASVDPAAAAKIPAGNTQRLIRALEVHELTGRPISAIWTRGYYGVLPTHEADFLVIEWDKEILHARIHGRTKQIFEPMLEETAALLNSGCPADCPALKSLGYPQALDCINNGASRPDAIHKITSLTQSYAKRQMTWLRRYQNVPRIRLAKPEDWDPARLAAKIRDNRENRAEHSVSLF from the coding sequence ATGACAAGCCCCCGCAACCCCGATCTGCGCCCGATAGTGATAATGGGCCCCACCGCCTCCGGCAAAACCGAACTGGCGCTGGAAACCGCCCGGGAGTGCGGGGGCGAAGTTATTTCGGCCGACTCCCGGCAGGTATACCGGCTCCTGTCGGCCGGCACGGCCAAGCCGCCGGGGCAATGGCGCGACACGCCATACGGTCCGGTCTATTTTGTGCGCGACATTGCGTGCCATCTGGTGGATTTTCTAGATCCGCAATCCTCGTACGACACGATGACGTTTATTGCGCAGGCGAAAAAACTCGCGCAGGACATAACGGCACGGGGAAAAACTCCTATTTTCGCGGGCGGGACGGGCATGTATATCCAGGCCTACTGGAACGGGCTGGACGATCTGCCCGAGGCCTCCCCTGAAATCCGCGAACGCCTGCACAGGGAAATACTGACCAGCGGCAACGCGACGGTGCATGCGCGGCTGGCAAGCGTTGATCCCGCCGCCGCAGCTAAAATACCTGCCGGCAACACGCAGCGCCTGATCCGCGCGCTGGAAGTGCATGAGCTGACGGGGCGTCCCATCTCGGCTATCTGGACGCGGGGCTATTACGGGGTATTGCCCACCCACGAGGCCGATTTTCTTGTCATTGAATGGGACAAGGAAATACTGCACGCCCGCATTCACGGCCGCACGAAACAGATTTTCGAGCCGATGCTGGAAGAAACCGCCGCGCTTTTGAACTCAGGCTGCCCGGCGGACTGTCCGGCCCTCAAGAGTCTGGGCTACCCACAGGCGCTTGACTGCATAAACAACGGAGCCAGCAGGCCCGACGCAATCCACAAAATCACCTCGCTCACCCAGTCCTACGCGAAACGGCAGATGACCTGGCTGAGAAGATATCAGAACGTGCCGCGCATCAGGCTCGCAAAACCGGAAGACTGGGATCCCGCGCGGCTGGCGGCCAAAATCCGCGACAACCGCGAAAACCGGGCCGAGCACAGCGTTTCGCTGTTTTGA
- the hflX gene encoding GTPase HflX, translated as MEKAILVGAELKSAQAGIGESLAELERLANTAGAEALKTVAARLQAYNPATFIGKGKALEIAELAEQLEADAVIFDDDLSPAQQRNLDELMPAKVIDRTRLILDIFAQRARTREGVLQVELAQLTYNLPRLTGRGTAMMQQTGGIGTRGPGERKLEYDRRRIRERIARLQTDIDAITRERRTQRKNRANIPMPQIALAGYTNAGKSTLLNRLTGGKSEVYVDDMLFATLDPTTRRVNLPSGGQALFSDTVGFIQKLPHMLVASFRATLEEIAVTDCVVHVRNAASEFVNEQSKTVQDTLAEIGAQDVPVLDVFNKIDAADKFTLAELKTRYPQAVFISATENTGVTEMLERVETLLSARWKPRVLTVPAGKEALVDTIYTTALVTGRAHDAQGRTMLHFMATDGNWARILKKSGQP; from the coding sequence ATGGAAAAAGCCATACTGGTGGGCGCGGAACTCAAATCCGCGCAGGCAGGGATCGGAGAATCGCTCGCGGAACTTGAGCGGCTGGCCAATACGGCCGGAGCGGAAGCGCTTAAAACCGTCGCGGCGCGGCTGCAGGCCTATAACCCCGCCACGTTTATCGGCAAGGGCAAGGCCCTGGAAATAGCGGAACTGGCGGAACAGCTCGAGGCGGACGCCGTCATTTTTGATGACGATTTGAGCCCGGCCCAGCAGCGCAATCTCGACGAGCTGATGCCCGCGAAAGTAATTGACCGCACGAGGCTGATTCTGGATATTTTCGCCCAGCGCGCCCGCACCCGCGAAGGCGTGCTGCAGGTGGAACTGGCGCAGCTCACCTACAATCTGCCCCGGCTGACCGGGCGCGGCACCGCCATGATGCAGCAGACCGGCGGCATCGGCACACGCGGGCCGGGCGAACGCAAGCTGGAATATGACCGGCGGCGCATCAGGGAGCGGATCGCGCGGCTGCAAACCGATATTGACGCGATCACCCGCGAGCGGCGCACCCAGCGCAAGAACCGCGCCAATATTCCGATGCCGCAAATTGCGCTGGCAGGCTATACAAACGCGGGCAAATCAACCCTTCTGAACCGGCTGACGGGAGGAAAGTCGGAAGTCTATGTGGACGACATGCTGTTCGCCACGCTCGACCCGACCACCCGGCGCGTTAACCTGCCAAGCGGCGGACAGGCGTTATTTTCGGATACCGTTGGTTTTATCCAGAAACTGCCGCACATGCTGGTGGCTTCGTTTCGGGCGACGCTTGAGGAAATCGCCGTGACCGACTGCGTAGTGCACGTCCGCAACGCCGCCAGCGAATTCGTGAACGAACAAAGCAAAACCGTGCAGGATACCCTCGCCGAAATCGGCGCGCAGGACGTGCCGGTGCTGGATGTTTTCAATAAAATTGACGCGGCCGACAAATTCACGCTCGCCGAACTGAAAACCCGATATCCGCAGGCGGTATTCATCTCCGCCACCGAAAATACCGGCGTGACGGAAATGCTCGAACGGGTAGAAACGCTGCTGAGCGCGCGCTGGAAACCGCGGGTTCTTACCGTACCGGCCGGCAAAGAGGCGCTTGTTGACACTATCTACACCACTGCGCTGGTGACCGGGCGCGCGCACGATGCGCAAGGCCGGACAATGCTTCATTTCATGGCTACGGACGGCAATTGGGCGCGCATACTCAAAAAATCCGGACAGCCCTGA
- the plsY gene encoding glycerol-3-phosphate 1-O-acyltransferase PlsY, whose translation MTEIVLLLAASYILGGIPSGYLIARSVKGIDIREHGSGNPGAANVYRIVGKWAGWGTMLGDSLKGFVPVTLAIHFYPDNYWLAIACGIMAIISHMWSIFLKFRGGKGVATSLGVFAALLPVPTLIAFVVFVVSVALSGHISVGSIVAGVTLPIVSFAMGKYPLPFLVTVSLVSALIIVRHIPNIKRLIKNQELAFEDGTKRDPKELPAKKN comes from the coding sequence ATGACTGAAATAGTATTGCTTCTTGCGGCAAGCTACATTCTCGGCGGAATCCCCTCGGGCTATCTGATAGCCCGGTCCGTAAAAGGAATAGACATCAGGGAGCACGGCTCCGGCAATCCGGGCGCGGCGAACGTATATCGCATAGTAGGCAAATGGGCGGGATGGGGGACCATGCTGGGCGACTCGCTCAAAGGGTTTGTGCCGGTTACCCTGGCCATTCATTTTTACCCGGACAATTACTGGCTCGCCATAGCCTGCGGCATCATGGCGATTATCAGCCATATGTGGAGCATTTTCCTTAAATTCCGGGGCGGCAAAGGCGTTGCCACGTCACTCGGCGTGTTTGCGGCTTTGCTGCCGGTGCCTACGCTGATAGCGTTTGTGGTGTTTGTGGTGTCGGTGGCGCTGAGCGGGCATATTTCGGTCGGCTCGATTGTGGCGGGCGTGACACTGCCGATCGTCAGCTTCGCCATGGGCAAGTATCCGCTGCCGTTTCTGGTGACGGTATCGCTGGTGTCCGCTCTGATAATAGTGCGCCATATTCCCAACATCAAACGCCTCATTAAAAATCAGGAACTGGCTTTTGAAGACGGCACAAAACGAGACCCTAAAGAGCTTCCCGCCAAGAAAAACTGA